CCGTTTTTATTGTTGGCGCCATTCATTCTGTCCGTTGCCTCTATCGCAATTCCTATCTCTGAAGATGCCATATCGATCATTGGAATAAAGTGGCTGACTTTCCTGTTGAGAATGTCCGGTGAAATTTTTTGAACTTCTTTCTTTTGAATGTCTGTATCCAGACCATGAACAGAAATACCATGAATATCCGGCGGTATATTGTCTGCCGGTTTCAAACCAAAAAGGAACGGATTTATGGGTTTCTCTGTCGCAGTCTCCCGTATTTCAAAATGAAGATGAGTGCCGTATGAACGGCCTGTGTTACCCATTACGCCGAGTACTTTCCCTTTCTGAATTTTAAACAATGTTTTGGGTAAGTTAAAATCTACGGTATAGGATGACCTTGCTTTTTGGACATTACGTGTGTATTCTTCAATTTCTTTCTCAAATTCATCCAGATGGGCATAAACTGTGGTATAACCTGCGTCGGGATGCACAACATAAATTGCTCTGCCATAACCATTTGGACGCACCACGATCCGATGAATGTATCCATCTGCTACACAATATATTTTATCTGTTGCATTTTCAGATGAAGGTTTTATATCTAATCCGGCGTGAAAATGGGTACTACGTAATTCGCCAAAATTTCCCGCTAACAAAAAATTGTAGTTTACCGGACTCCTGAAATACTGCTGCATTTGTGATATAGGTATTTGTGCCGATAGGGTTTGGGTGCCAATAATCAAACAAATCTTAAAAACCAAAAATAGTCTTAATACATTCACAAGCATCTATTGTCCTTTTTCGAGTTCTGATTCTATAATGCGGGAGATTTTACGCAATGCAGATGAAGTGCTTATTTTTGAATGGCTGATATCGTTTAAGAGTTGATTGTATGTATCCCTTATCAAAACATTTCCAAAAATATACTGCTCCAGCAAATGAATTACCTGCCTCGAAAACCATCTGCTTTCCTGTTGTTTTCTTTTTTGCACGAAATAACCACTTTTTTTACTCTCTTCCAGATACAGCATAATCGTGTCATAAACTTCTTCTAATCCCTTCCCTTCCAAAGCAGAAGCTAATAATACAGGTTGGTGCCATTCAGCAATAGGGTGATGAAATAGTTGCAATGCATTGGTGTATGATGCTTTGGTTTGTTTTGCCAGTTCCAGATGATGTCCGTCTGATTTATTAATCACAAAGATATCAGCTGTTTCTACGATGCCTCTTTTGATACCTTGTATTTCATCCCCTGCACCCGGTTGGAGTAACAAAACAGATAGGTCTGACATATTATTCACTTCTGTTTCAGACTGACCAACGCCAACGGTTTCGATAATAGTAATATTAAACCCAGTCGCCTCGCAAAGTAAAATAGCATCTTTGGTGGCTGCAGCAGTACCTCCGAGCGTATTTCCTGTCGGCGTAGGTCTGATATACACATTTTCGGAAACAGATAATGATTCCATCCTTGTCTTATCGCCCAGGATGCTTCCCTTCGTCTGCTGACTGCTAGGATCTATGGCCAAAACTGCGAGACGGTAGCCATTGGACAAAATGAATTGGCCAAATGTTTCGATAAATGTACTCTTTCCTACTCCGGGCGTACCCGTGATTCCTATACGTATAGTTTGATTAAGAATGGTTTCTTTATGAGTCGTTTCAAATGCCCAATCCAAAATGAGAGCGGCCATTTTTTTCTTTTGTTCATTCTGACTTTCCGCAAGCGTGATTGCTTCACTCAGGATATATTTGTTTCCATTCTGCAAACCATTGATGTAATAGTCCAGATCCTTGTTTCCTAATCTTTTTGGGGTATATTCAGGGTTGAATCCTGAAGAAATATGTGATGAATTTTCTTGTGACATAATTAAGACTGAATAACAAAGATAGTATTATTTTTTGTTAGAAATTCTAATATAACTAACTGAGTTTGTATAACATAACGCACTTTGTGGTTTGAAATTTCAATTTTCATAATAAATTAAGCTTCTCAGTATTTTAAATTGCCACATGGCTTTAGCCTGTGGGTTTAGGTTGACCCTAATAATTGGCTTTAGCCAAACAGCTGTCACTTTTTGGCTAAAGCCGAATAAAGTTAAAACAATTAAACCACCGGCTAAAGCCGTTGGCAATTGAATAAAGTCAATCTGATTCACTTCAATTTAACAGCTTAAAGACGATTTCTCTTACTTTAGTTAAACCTAATCTCCTTTTTTAAGGGAATAATTTATTTCACTTGACTGAAGTCAAGTGGCCCGGGATGTTAGTCAAGTGGCCCGGCAAGGTAGTAGAATTCCGTTTTATTAACATACAAAGACTCTAATTGTACCTGACTTAAAGGTTCTTTATTATGCAAATAATCAGTAGTTGTAAAAATAGAATAACCCAAATTGCTGAAAAACCTGAAAATATCTTCCGGCCCGGTATCATAAATATCACTTGCCCCCAATCCGAATTCAAACAAAATAACAGGTTTGTTTTTACGAATAATCGTCTCAGCACCTTTTAATACTCCTAATTCAGCTCCTTCGACATCTATTTTTATTAGATCGATTTTGGTATCAAAAGGAATTATGTCGTCCAATCTTTTCAGCGTAACATTAATTTTCTCAATATTGGGATTCTGAATGTCATAATGCCTTTCTTTTATACCGCTGTAAGCAGGAGCGTTTTTGACAAAATGAAAAGTAGTATTTCCCTCAATATCAGAAAGAGCATAAGGCAAAATATGGTTGAAATGCCCGTATTTTTTTTTCAATTCTGCAAACATATGTGGAATAGGCTCAAATCCGTAATGTCCACCGGAGGGAGCAGCTTTCAGAAAAAGGTCAAAAATTTCTCCTTTGTGACAACCAACATCTATGGCTACTGAATCTTTGGATAGCGTTCCGGCAATGATGATTTTTGTGTGCCGGTCATATCTGAGATTCTGCGTAAGATCCAGCCTCAACCATTGTAATACCTGTCGAATATAGGTTTTCAACCCGGAAAATATCATGTTATATATCCAGTAATAGTGTCATCGGATCCTCCAGTAATTCTTTGACTTTTACGAGGAAAGTAACTGAAGTACTTCCATCTATCAGTCTGTGGTCATACGATAATGCAAGGTACATCATCGGTCTGATTTCCACTTTACCATCAATAGCTACCGGTCTGTCTTTGATAGCGTGCATGCCCAAAATGGCAGATTGCGGTTCGTTGATGATTGGTGTACTGACCAATGACCCAAACACTCCGCCATTCGTAATCGTAAAAGTACCGCCCTTCATTTCATCTAATGTCAACTTTCCGGTTCTTGCTTTTTCTGCAAGTTCCTTTATTTTAAACTCTATGTCATGAAAACCGAGAGAATCTACATTATGAACCGGTGGAACAACCAAGCCATTCGGAGTAGAAACGGCAATTGAAATATCGACATAATCATGGTAAATAATATCACCACCATCTATCATTGCATTTACATCCGGCATTTCCATCAGAACTTTTGCACATGCTTTCGCAAATATGGACATGTAACCCAGTTTGATACCGTATTTTGCTACAAATTTATCCTGATATTTTTTTCTGAGTTCATTTATATTGGTAAGATCCACCTCATTAAAGGTGGTTAGCATTGCGGTTTGATTTTTGGCAGATACCAGCCTGGATGCGATTGTTTTGCGCATTCGGCTCATTTTTTCTACTCTTTGACCCCGATCACCGGAAGGTTTTGTTTTTTGTGATGGCTCAGGTTGTACAGGACTAGCCTGAGCAGCGGGTTTATTTTCTGTGGCTTTGACAGCATCTTCTTTTGTGATTCTGCCATCTTTACCTGTACCTGCTACTGCTGAAGGGTCTATTTCTCCTTCGCGAAGAATTTTTCCTGCTGCCGGAGAAGGATGACCCGATGCATAATTTTCTTTTTGAATGGAGACTGGCGCATCTTCAGCTTTGCTTTCAGCAGTTTTATTAGCGGGGTCTGCTGTTGGGGTTGATTCGGATGCAGTTACAGAAGTATCAATTTTAGCAACCAACGCTCCAATGGAAAGATCATCTCCTTCTTTTGCAACATAGATTAGTTTTCCGGAAGCTTCGGCGGGAAATTCCAGTGTTGCTTTATCTGATTCAAATTCACAGATAGGTTCATCTACTTTAACAAATTCACCATCTTTTTTTAGCCATTGGGATAATGTAACTTCTGTGATAGACTCACCGATAGTAGGCACTTTCATTTCAACGATACTCATAACTTCAATATTTTGGGCAAAAATACGAATGAAATGATGAATTTCACGCATTAAATTCCTAAAACATCTTATTAATTTTGATTTACCTAATTATAAATTTAGATTGGTTTAAAATTTATAAAAAATAAATCACTTGAAATGGAATTATTGTATCAAATCCTTTGTTTCAAGGAAATAACTGACGCCAAATAATTATTAAAAGAATTAATGTTGTAATGATAAAATTTTCTTTTATTTCAACCAAACAAATGCTTTCCTTCATTCAAATGCGAATAAAGAAAATGAGTATTTCATTGGTTTATAGTGTATTATTAATGTTTTACGCGTATAAATCTGAGAAGACACCGGCTTATGCTAAAAGAATCATATTGGGAGCATTGGCGTATGTTTTATCTCCGATAGATGCAATACCTGACCTTACACCTATTCTAGGATTTACGGATGATCTGAGTGTGATAATGATGGGGCTGGTATCAGTGGCTTGTCATATTACAGCAACTGAAAAAGCTAAAGCAAAAGAAAAACTGACGTATTTTTTCAAAAATTATCAGGAGTCTGATCTGGCAGAAGTAGAATCAAAGCTAATTAAGGATTAATATTTCAATCGGGGTCTGGAAATAGCAGGACATTCAATGCCGCCAAAATATCTCATTACCGACACCCCAAAAAAGGCATATTTATCTTTACCTTTTGTATCGCCTCTTTGTCTCCCCTGTTCGCCCAATCCATCAGCTAAAGATCGGTCTGAAAGTGCAACTGCAATTTCACCCCGATTGGTCAACAGCAATGTCTTGTCCGGAAATACGGAACTGACATCGTCGAGGTAATCCGTAAATAATAATCTCGTGCTGATTTCGATATTGATGCTGAAATCTCTGTTGACATCAATCTTAAAACCACCACCGAGCAGGATTCCACCACTGAACAGACTGTATTCACTACCCGGATTTTGTCCTTCTGTACCTAATGGCCTTAATTTATATCTTGTATCTTCAAAAACTGCCGTAGGATTGAAGTGGACTACATTGAATCCAGCCATAAAAAAGGGTGTAAAATTTTCCTTTTTACTGCCATGTACATAATTAAAGAAATTGAACTCCAGTACATTGCTCCAGTCGAAAATAAGGGAAGTGAAACTCAGGTTGCGGTTCCGCTCAAAATTATTTTGTGAAAGTGCATCATCTGCTCCCAATCGGCCTACGTTAAGAGATGTACGGGCAGCTACTCTGGTATTAAAATTATAACGTCCTACGATTCCTCCTGCCGGACCGGGTTTGCGAAGATTCAGAGTAGTATTCAAGTCTCCGTAATAGTTGGCAATACCCAACCAACCACCTACTTCGTAGCCTTTCTGTGCAGTAGAAATCTGTACAATTACAAACACGCAAAATAACAATGGAATAATTCTGTTCAACTTCATAAGTATTATTAACGTGTTGTCTTTAATTTTGGTGTAAAAGTATCATGTTTTTGAAAATTTACTTTACAACACGCAGATTTAAAAAGGTCATTTTATTCAGAATAATTACCGGAAGCTCATTTTCAAATACAACTCTATCTTCTGAAATTTGATTTTCATTCACAAAAACAGTCGACGGCTTAAATGGAAGTCCGTGTAATACTATTTTGTAAATTGAATAACTGGTTTCATAATGGCCTTTTGTTTCCAAAGAAAGCTGGAACTGATCTTGCAATGAAATAGTTCTGAATATTTTAATGTTATAGATTCCTTTTTCGTAATCATAACCATCTCCATCGTCTTCGTACAGAAGACTTTCTGTTTCATTTTGTCCGTAATAACAATGTAAAGTCAATTGTTCAACTTTCACCTGACCCACAAATTGCATCACCGGAAAATGGGGAATAACTGCCCCGCCTCTTATAAAAACCGGAATCTGATCTAATGCGGCACTTGCCTTTATTTCTTTGCCACCTTCAAACATTTCATCATCCCAGTAGCTGTACCATGTCCCTTTCGGAAGATATACATACCTACTGACCACATTGGGTTCCAGTACCGGACATGCCAGAATATGATCACCAAGCAGGAATTCATCTACACGGTAAAGTGTATCGTGATCGTGCTGATCTTCCACAGAAATAGGTCGTATCATAGGCGTACCTTCTGCGACGTACTGATAAAATGTGGAATAAACATAAGGCAAAAGTCTGTATCTCAACTCAATAAACTTCCGAACGATTCCAAGTGCTTCTTCACCGAATGACCAGGGTTCCTGCTCGCCGTGATCACCTGAACTATGTGTTCTGAAAAAAGGATGAAAAACTGCCAGTTGCATCCATCGGACAAACAACTCAGGAGTAGGATGCTCCGTAAATCCTCCGATATCGGTACCGACAAAAGAATATCCGGAAATACTCATTCGCTGACATTGCATATTGGCTACCCAAAGATGCTCCCAGGATGCGATATTGTCTCCGGTCCATGCGGCAGCATATCTTTGAGTACCTGCATAAGCGGATCGGGTAATCACTAAAGGGCGTTGATTCTGATTAAATCTCTTCAATCCTTTATAGGTAGCCTTGGCCATTTGCATACCATATATATTATGTGCTTTGCGATGACTGCAAGGGTGACCGTCATAATCATGTCTGACATCATCCGGAAAAGTTTTGGAATCCACTTCAAATAATGCAGGCTCATTCATATCATTCCAGACGCCTCTGACGCCTGTATCTTCTATCAATTCCTGAAAAAGACCTGACCACCATTTTCGAACTCTTGGATTGGTAAATTCCGGAAAATAACAATCTCCCGGCCAGACTTTTCCTTTCATATATGGGCCGTCTGCACGACGACAGAAAAAATTATTGGCAAGTCCCTCTTTAAATACACTATAATTCGGATCTATTTTAATGCCCGGATCTATGATGACAATCGTCTTGAAGCCATCTTCTTTTAATCTTTTAACCATCGCTTTGGGATCCGGAAATTTATTTTTATCCCAGGTAAAACATCTGAATCCATCCATGTAATCTATGTCCAGATAGAAAGCATCACAAGGGATAGACAAATCCCGTAGTTTTTTTGTGACCTCCATAACCTTGCTCTCAGGGTAGTAACTCCACTTACATTGCTGATATCCCAATGCCCATAAAGGTGGTAAATCCGGAACACCTGTAAGCATAGTATATCTTCTTGTCACGTCAATCAACTCGGGACCATAAATAAAGTAATAATTCATTTCGCCCCCATCTGCCCAGAAACTGGTCACGGCACGTCGTTCACTTCCAAAATCAAAATGCGATTTAAAAGTATTGTCAAAAAATATACCGTAGCCAAAAGATTCCTGAATAGCCGTATAAAAGGGAATACACTTATAAATCGGATCTTCGTATTTTTTAAATCCGTAAGTATCTGTTGCCCAGTTGACCACTCTTCTGCCCCTCAGGTTGAGATGCATGGTTTTGTCTCCCATGCCATAATAGTGCTCTCCCTCCTGAATCACTTTACTCATTTTCACAAAATAACCACCGTCCTTCTGGTTTTCTTCCCAATGGAAACCCTTTTCGTCCCGGCAGATAATTCTGCCTGAAAGATCTGTAAAGCTAATTTTCAGATCAATTTTATTGATATTTATTTTTAATGCGGAAGTTGATATCTCTACAAAAAGGGGTTGGTTTCTGTAAGATAAAGTTTTTACAGTTCCATTAAATCTATTGCTGATACCATATGAGAATTCAGATTCAAAACCTCCCTCCGGTGCATACGTAATCTGCACAATATGATCTGTCCTGACGCGTACCCGCAGGATACATTCAGTTTCAGTGCTTATTAAAAAATCGTTGTTTTCCTTTTTTAATGATTCGAACCTTCCCGGCAACAATTCATTCTGATTCATAAAATCTTATTTTAGTTTTACTTGGTGTAAATTTCACACTAACAAAAACAGGTGCGAAAATACTAAAATGGATAATAGAAAACGGAATGTGTAAGATAAAAAAAGGCAAATTTGATGTACTTTATATCTTCTTAATATTTTTCACCATTCTTACGGCTTCGTCAATAGCTACATTATCCTGATCCAAAAATGTGATTAAAACAAAAAAATTGGTATCAGAATTTGGGTCAATCAAGCCCATCAGAAATACCTTGAGTCCATCTTTATACCCTTCGACGTAGCCCCCTTTAAAGTAATTGAGTTTTATCACATCGACGTCGTCTATTTCTTGCAACTGAAGTGATTCTGCAATCGAAATCGTGTAATCAGTAATATCGCTTTCTGTGACAGTCTCATCTTTGAAAGGGAATATACTGAAATACATACCATCGCCGGCAGCCGAAAATTCTTCAATATTGTTAACTTCTTCTGCGAAGTCATCGGCAAGCATAAACGATAAACCATATTCATCCCAGGTATAATTTTGCTGGGCAACTACAAAGCTTGATGAGAAAACCAAAAGGCAAAATCCAAATAATACACTTTTCATTTTAAAATTCATTTTGACGGTTTGAAAATCAGAAAATCGATGCAATGTAATTCAATTTCTTATGATGAAAAACAGTTTTTTGATAATAAAAAATGGGAATGAGTATATTATGGTAAAAAGTTATTAAATGAGGTGGGTTTGGCTATTGGCTATTAGCGGATAGCTCTTAGTTAGTAGCTTTGCGGTAGTTATCAACCATCAACCTTATCAACCCTATCAACTATCAACCCTATAAACCTTATCAACCCTATAAACCATCTCCCCCTTAATCCAATATCAACTGCTTATAAGGTAATACCGTGTTGAAACCTTTTTCATTAAAATAGCTACTTGTTTCTTCTATTGATTTATCAGAAGTGGCCAGAACAAAATCGCCACCCCATGCGCCGAGAGATTTTACAGTTCCCCAGTAATCTTTGAAATGCGTGTCTTTTACTTTGGCAAATCCGGTGTGTTTATGGATTAGGTCTTCGTGTTGTTCAAGATATGAATCAAAAACTTTCAATGAGTCAGCCGAACGGATATCCTCCGTAATTTTAGTAATGGACTTTACCAAAGTTGACTTGTTTTTGACAGCCTTTAGGTAGTCCTTTATACCTTGTGCAGTACTTTGCTTATTCCCCAGATGAATAAAATAAAGTTGATTTTTGAATTTTGGGTTGAAATCAATCTCGGTGTATGAAACTTCATCCGGAGAATTAATATATTCGATCGGACCATCAGCAAATGCACAGGCAACATCATACCCAGATCCATCATCTGTCTTAAAATATAATAGAAGCGGATTGACTTCTGCCCATTCAGACAATAGATACACTAATGTCGAACTGCTACCCAAGCCCCAATCTAATGGAAATTCAAGTCTTGTCTCTATCTTATATCCATTCCATTGTGAAAGAAACTCTGAATTAAGCCGCACCGCATTTTTCAATAATTTCTGAAGGTAGATAGAAATTTTTTCATCCGTTGTATCGACAGGAGAGAAATCGAATAAAGAAATGACAGATTTAAACCAAATCTTTCCTTTATTATCATAACTTTCCCAGATCAGATCGGCATTTGCTGTTTTTTTGACTTCCATTTTTTGGCCTTGTTTGGTAGGCAAGCCCAATGCTTTGGCTCCATCCAGCACAGCATACTCTCCGGTGAGCAGCAACTTCCCATGACCATAGTATTTCGTTTTGATATGCCTGAGGATTTGATTAATTTAATGGCAAAAGTAAACATTAACATTTAAATAATTAATATTCAAAGAGTTTATTTTTGTATTTAATTAATGCTTAATGTATTACACATTGTTTAATATTGATTTGTAAGAAAACCGACATATTTTAAGCAAAGAAATATTATGTAGGGAAGATCAGGCAACAATCTGTTAAGTTACAAAAACACTTTTAAAACAACATGAATTACAAATGTTGGCGATATTTTAGCTGTTTATCAGTTAGTTACATAATATTTTTATAAAATAATTTCAAAAAAGCTTTTGAGAATAAATAAAGAAACATACCTTTGCAGCCGCTATTAAAAAAGCGATGATTTTAGTAAATTTTTAATATCAAATTCAATAGTAGTGAATACATTAAGTTACAAGACAATTTCTGCCAATAACGCAACTGTTGTACAAAAATGGTATGTTGTAGATGCAGAAGGTGAAATAGTCGGAAGATTAGCCACCCGTATTGCCAGTGTACTGAGAGGAAAACATAAACCTGATTTTACGCCACACGTAGATAACGGAGATTATGTGATCATACTCAATGCAGGTAAAATAAGATTTACCGGTAATAAAACTGATGACAAGGAATATCAAACTTATTCAGGATATCCGGGAGGTCAGAAGAGAAGAACAGCACAGGAAATGCTTGACAAAAGACCAAACATGGTAATGGAGCTTGCAGTGAGAGGAATGTTGCCTAAGACCAAACTTGGAAGATCCATGATTAAGAAATTATTTATTTACGAAGGTGCCACTCATCCTCATGCGGCACAACAACCAGAACCATTTAAATTTTAATTAATATGGAAATGATCAACAGCATTGGCAGAAGAAAGTCTTCAGTAGCCAGAATATATGTAACCAAAGGTAGCGGTATCATTATAATCAACGGAAAAGATTTTAAAGATTACTTTCCTATGCCGAGTGTACAGGCTTCTGTTTTGGATCCGTTAAAGATCTCTGAAGTGGAAGGACAATACAATATCAAAATTACCGTAGATGGCGGTGGATTTAAAGGACAGGCAGAAGCTATCAGAATGGCTATCTCCAGAGCACTCGTGAAAATTAACGAAGATTACAAAAAAGGTCTCAAAGAGAGAAAATATCTTACAAGAGATCCTAGAGAAGTGGAAAGAAAGAAATTCGGAAAGCCAAAGGCGAGAAAGAGTTTCCAATTCTCCAAGCGTTAATTTTTTATCAGAATTTTTTTATTAAAGTAAAATTGTAGAAAAAATGAATAAACCCACATATAACGAGATGTTGGACGCTGGTGTTCACTATGGTCACCTGAAGAGAAAATGGAATCCTAAAATGCTTCCTTACATCTTTATGGAAAGAAAAGGTATTCATATTATAGATCTCAACCGGACAGCAGAATGTCTCGACAGAGCCGCCTATGCTATGAAGCAAATGGCTAAATCCGGTAAAAAGATCCTTTTTGTTGCGACTAAAAAGCAAGCGAAAGATATAGTTGCCAATGCTGCCAGAAGTGCTGAAATGCCATTTGTAACTGAAAGATGGCTGGGAGGTATGATGACCAACTTTGCTACTATCCGTAAGTCAGTAAAGAAGATGAACAGTATTGAAAAAATACTGACTGACCCTGCCGTATCAATCACTAAAAAGGAAAGATTGACTCTTGCAAGAGAGAAAGAAAAACTTGAAAGAGTATTAGGTGGTATTGCGAATCTGAACAGACTTCCAAGTGCAGTTTTTATGGTAGATATTCACCACGAACATATTGCACTTGCAGAAGCTAAAAGATTGGGCATGAAGACCTTTGCAATGGTTGATACCAATTCAGATCCGAATAAAGTGGACTTTCCGATTCCTGCAAATGATGATGCATCCAAATCTGTAAAATTAATCACGGATTATGTGATCAGTGCCATCAAAGAAGGTCTTGAAGAAAGAAGACTGACCAAGGACGAGAATAAAGAAGATTAATTTTTGGTAAACAAATTAGAATCATTTTTAAAATTATAATATGAGTGAAGTAAATATTTCAGCATCCGCAGTTAAAGATCTGAGAGATCAAACGGGTGCAGGTATGATGGATTGTAAAAAAGCGTTGGTAGAAGCTGCCGGTGATTTTGAAAAAGCAATTGAATTGTTGAGACTTCGTGGTCAAAAAATGTCTGAGAAACGTGCCGACAGAGATGCAAAAGAAGGTGTGGTTATAGCTGCCGTTAATGCAGGTAATACAAAAGGAGTAATTGTAAGATTAAGCTCTGAAACAGATTTTGTTGCTAAGAATGAGGATTTTATAAATCTTACAAAGGAAATAGCAAATCTTGCATTAAACAATTATCCAGATGACAAAGAGTCTCTTTATAAATTAGAACTCAATGGCGTTAACCTCGAAACCGTTATGGCTGAGCAGGTTGCAAAAATTGGTGAGAAAATTGAAATAGCCGACTATCAGAAACTGGAGGCGCCGTTAGTAGCTTCTTATATACATATGGGTAATAAAGCCGGTGTGCTTGTAGGATTAAATCTGGCTGATGCCAAATACATCGACG
The genomic region above belongs to Saprospiraceae bacterium and contains:
- a CDS encoding elongation factor Ts, encoding MSEVNISASAVKDLRDQTGAGMMDCKKALVEAAGDFEKAIELLRLRGQKMSEKRADRDAKEGVVIAAVNAGNTKGVIVRLSSETDFVAKNEDFINLTKEIANLALNNYPDDKESLYKLELNGVNLETVMAEQVAKIGEKIEIADYQKLEAPLVASYIHMGNKAGVLVGLNLADAKYIDAGKDVAMQVAAMKPVSLDKDDVPQSVIDKEIEIGKEIARQEGKAEDMLEKIALGKLNKFFKESTLVNQIFVKDGKISVGEYLKTKNPELKVTAFRHVKLG